A region of Mobula birostris isolate sMobBir1 chromosome X, sMobBir1.hap1, whole genome shotgun sequence DNA encodes the following proteins:
- the nbr1a gene encoding NBR1 autophagy cargo receptor a isoform X2 has translation MEEQIKLCVTCGGEMQTFLTCDSVKTTWADLEAMVKVLFDLNNVQIKYFDEDNEEVSINSAEEYEEFIKSAIKQGKQIQMNAYEIKLEDKMENHTSKRTFENNELKGSQNKKAKKKEMKHHSQLAKVVGPEMKVSQEPKKEVLPKDANQTEENWQLPPVWFTEYMEMFKETFVRETVDRICCNFFEKVNIEQRVRDFPSGLVACPTQVPEVQTTQVNCYDWLMTCSNCQSQILGIRYQCSICPTYNICEACEAGDYRHDPNHALLKLRKALTSAEITPIQFGNIIPSVAEQTRLQKQIDKTFLKAEKQRLRAEKRQRKAEFKEIKKQLKLQKKHLQWNGVHVMEQLSEPIRGPKGLQNTSTMPVVSTLSAEFVDENFPDGSHLQPAIKFVKQWRMKNTGTANWTSATKLQFMWGNLTQASSDKKEVSVPFLQPGEIGVVSVKFVAPDSEGTYTSHWRLAHKGEQFGPRVWCSIIIDFPLPAGAANVTPDVKANSFLAPKEEVHLASETQDQPVPEEESTKKPFVMADSGKHPIALDIEEAEAAKTATIALPKLQHKDQNREFYTLMPSVDLLTAQDLLSFELLDINIVQEMEHVPNNTPVDMTPCMSPLPYDGPLIEKPGLVQIEEENEANFKSRLDHPHLEEGEEDISGTQFVCETVIRSLALDEAPDLVPRRRGKADNTCQEMQEISSSAINNTECTADQITMTTRQTKLCTEIPQDKDNSESDAADDVSECFEEEKCEVESQGSSDCSEDYIIILPECFDTSRPLAESMYSSALSQPEEEEEEEEEVEVVSDADVSENENAVSENKSQLHNINDIFCISQTLEMEPLKPEVVSVPLHEQRNDAGTLNSSEVHSDVLEMPEVENPPVSSTVHQQRNVSTAFEVECAEVPRTMNNQLQCPHLRLKHT, from the exons ATGGAAGAACAGATTAAACTGTGTGTGACCTGTGGCGGAGAGATGCAAACTTTCCTGACGTGCGACTCGGTGAAAACGACATGGGCGGACCTGGAAGCGATG GTAAAAGTATTATTTGATCTCAACAATGTTCAAATAAAGTACTTTGATGAAGATAATGAAGAG gtGTCTATTAACAGTGCAG AGGAATATGAAGAATTTATAAAG AGTGCAATTAAACAAGGAAAACAGATTCAGATGAATGCTTATGAAATAAAACTGGAGGATAAAATGGAAAACCATACTTCAAAGAGAACATTTGAAAATAATGAGTTGAAGGGGTCTCAGAAtaagaaagctaaaaaaaaagaaatgaagcaTCATTCGCAATTAGCTAAGGTTGTTGGCCCTGAGATGAAGGTTTCACAGGAACCTAAAAAAGAG GTGCTGCCAAAGGATGCAAATCAAACAGAGGAGAACTGGCAGCTGCCTCCAGTTTGGTTTACAGAATACATGGAAATG TTCAAAGAAACCTTTGTGAGAGAAACTGTTGACAGGATTTGTTGCAATTTCTTTGAGAAAGTGAATATTGAGCAGCGGGTCCGTGATTTTCCCAGTGGCCTGGTGGCATGTCCTACCCAAGTTCCAGAAGTGCAAACAACACAAGTTAACTGCTATGATTGGCTGATGACCTGTAGCAACTGCCAATCTCAGATTCTTGGAATACGCTACCAGTGCAG CATTTGCCCTACTTACAACATCTGTGAGGCATGTGAAGCTGGTGACTATAGACATGATCCTAATCATGCATTGTTGAAATTGAGAAAAGCCTTGACATCAGCTGAGATTACACCTATACAGTTTGGAAACATTATCCCCAGTGTAGCAGAACAAACAAG GTTGCAGAAACAAATAGATAAAACTTTTCTAAAAGCTGAAAAGCAAAGACTCCGGGCAGAAAAGAGACAACGCAAAGCAGAGTTTAAGGAGATTAAAAAGCAGCTAAAACTTCAGAAAAAGCATTTGCAGTGGAATGGTGTACACGTCATGGAACAATTAAGTGAACCCATACGAGGGCCTAAAGGACTCCAGAACACTTCTACTAT GCCTGTTGTGTCAACATTGAGTGCTGAATTTGTGGATGAGAACTTTCCTGATGGTAGTCACCTTCAGCCAGCAATCAAATTTGTCAAGCAGTGGCGAATGAAAAACACTGGCACTGCTAATTGGACATCTGCCACAAAA CTCCAGTTCATGTGGGGTAATCTCACCCAGGCTTCCTCTGACAAAAAGGAAGTATCTGTTCCATTCCTACAACCAGGAGAGATTGGTGTTGTTTCAGTGAAATTTGTTGCACCGGACTCTGAAGGCACTTATACTTCTCACTGGCGCTTGGCTCATAAAGGAGAACAGTTTGGGCCTAGAGTATGGTGCAGCATTATTATTGACTTTCCATTACCCGCTGGAGCTGCAAATGTGACCCCAGATGTGAAGGCAAACTCTTTCTTGGCGCCAAAG GAAGAAGTTCACTTGGCTTCAGAGACTCAGGATCAACCTGTTCCAGAAGAAGAATCCACA aaaaaacCATTTGTGATGGCAGACTCTGGGAAGCATCCAATTGCATTGGATATTGAAGAAGCAGAGGCAGCAAAAACAGCAACTATAGCATTGCCTAAACTTCAGCATAAGGACCAGAATAGGGAATTTTACACATTGATGCCATCTGTAGACCTTCTGACTGCACAG GACCTGCTTTCGTTTGAACTGTTGGACATAAATattgtgcaggaaatggaacatGTTCCAAACAATACCCCAGTTG ATATGACCCCATGCATGTCACCTTTACCCTATGATGGTCCACTAATTGAGAAGCCTGGTCTTGTTCAGATTGAAGAGGAAAATGAAGCTAACTTCAAGTCACGGTTGG ATCATCCTCATTTAGAGGAAGGAGAGGAGGACATCAGTGGGACTCAATTTGTTTGCGAGACTGTTATCCGTTCTCTAGCTTTAGATGAGGCTCCTGATTTGGTCCCACGCCGCAGGGGTAAAGCAGACA ACACCTGCCAGGAAATGCAAGAAATCTCCAGCTCTGCTATTAATAACACTGAATGTACAGCTGACCAAATCACTATGACAACAAGGCAGACAAAACTTTGCACTGAGATACCACAGGATAAAG ATAACAGTGAATCTGATGCAGCTGATGATGTCAGTGAATGCTTTGAAGAAGAAAAGTGTGAAGTAGAAAGTCAGGGGTCTTCCGACTGTTCTGAGGACTACATTATCATCTTACCTGAATGTTTTGATACAAGTCGTCCTCTAGCAGAGTCAATGTATAGCTCTGCGCTTTCCCagccagaagaagaagaagaagaggaggaggaggtagaAGTGGTATCCGATGCTGACGTCTCTGAGAATGAAAACGCTGTCAGTGAAAACAAGTCTCAGTTGCATAACATTAATGATATATTTTGTATATCTCAGACATTGGAAATGGAGCCCCTTAAACCAGAAGTGGTGTCTGTTCCATTGCACGAacaaag